The Larus michahellis chromosome 8, bLarMic1.1, whole genome shotgun sequence nucleotide sequence GCCGCAGAGACACAGACTGCTCCCACCAGCCGTGGTGGGGAGAGGGTTCTGCCTGGATCTGGTGGAAAAGAGGCCAACCACGCATCGATAAGATGAATTAGTTGTCTCAGCAGCACCAGCAAAATGAGCGAGAGGAGTGGAGCCCGTGAGGCCCGGCCTGCTTTGTTTCAATTACAGCAGCTGCCAGAAGAAAAAGATAACCTCAATATTGatggcaggagcagcagacagAGGTGCCCTTGTGGGCTGCTGGGAGCAGgtagaggaggaagggagaggaggaggagggagggagcaagagagatggaggagggggagcagggtCTCAGCCAGCACCCGGTGGCTGGTGAGAAAGACCCACCTGATCCCGTTGCCCTCATCCCTATGAAGACCAGCTCCTCTTCACTCCGGCTCTTGCCCCAGTCactgggcagagcatcccccggcagagacagggcagaggggtgcagaAATTCAGCTCAGAGCATCATCAGCAGGACATGCACCAGACTTGGCACAGCTAAACACTGAATGGAAAAAacatctctgctccctgctcgGGCTGTGGGGCTCGGAGAGGAGGTGGGGAGTTCAGGGGAGGCATTGAGTGGGGCTGCACGGGATGATGGAGTGAAGAGCTATGACGTTGAGACAGGCATGAGGACAGCCCAACCGCTTGAGGGCTGGGGAGCCCCATGATATGCTCGCAATGGGGACAGGTCTGGGCACTGGGGACAAGATGGTCAAGATGAACTTTGGCCTCACAacagcagctcagggcaggcaCCCCAAAATCACACCTACAAGCCAGACAGCGAGGTGCTGAGCCAAACTTCCTCCTGGCAGTGCAGGGTTaatgccctgccctggcagggggacTAAGCCCTGGGTGCACATCCTGGCAGGAGGTCACCAGAAGGTACGAAGAGAAGGGGTCTCTTGCATCTTCAACCCCTTTATCTCCCCGTCTCTACACAGGGGAATGCAAATCACCACTGGCTGCTGCTTCATGAGGTCCACAGCACGCCCCAAGTCCCTCCCTGAGCCAAGAGAAACACCCAGGGCCAGCCCAGCACCGCTGAGCAAACCCCCCACCCTCTCTGGGGAAGGGACCCCACCAGAGACCAAGCTGAGCCGGGTTCGCTTCACAGAGGTTTTATTCATACTCTGGATATCCGCATCACCCCCCGATCTCGCTTCTCCCCCAGGAAAGACCCCAGGATCCTCACCCTGTCCTCCCAGGGCTGTGGGCCCTGGATACAGCCCTTAGGTCTCCAAGAGGGGACAAGGCCACCATCTTGCGGCCACCCATCACCACTGCACATACCCGTGTGCAAggcctggagggtccccaggaTGTGACAGCTATGGGTACAGGGTTTGGGCCATGGGGAGCTGCGACCTCCCACCGCTCCTAGTGCCCCCATCCCCTGGGATCACATCCTGCGGGGCACATGCTCTTCCTCCACTCGCGTCCCAGCCAGGACACCCAGGGGTGCCAAGATGGCCAAAGCATGTCAGCAGTGCTGCTTCCATCCCAGttctgtcccctccacccctgccctgctgctccatGCAGTGTCAGCCGGCAGTGACCAGGGACCTCCCGGTTTGCACCACGGGCTTCATTGAGCATggaaaggcaggcagcagcagaggaagggtcAGAACTCATCCCTGGGGCTGAAAATGCAGCACCTCTGGGAGTCTGAGGGGGATTTTCGTCCCTGGTCACAGCGTGGGAGTATGACCCACCTGGGGGATTCTGGAGGGGGTTGTTACACCAATGCTGCTGGTGACCAGCAGCCCAAAATGGTCCTTCCGTGCCTCTGGGAAGCGAGTTGGCATGGTCTGCACACTACTAGGTTCTTCgatgctgcccagcctggctTAGTGCTCATTCCCCTCCTTCTGCTTCTTCCCCTCGTGATGGGGCTGGCCGTGGTCTCCATGGTGGTGGTGAGCATGGGTGGCAGGTTCGTGGCCCCCCCTCAGATCTGTGGCTTTCTCACCGCTGACCTCATGGTGGTGGTGAGGATGGAGGGGGTTGTGCTGGTGGATGGGGGTCACTGACTCCTTCCCATCTTCTTTGGGAAGGGGGCTCGGGGTTACAGGCACCTCCATGGTACTGTTAGCCTGGGGAAAGTGAGACAAGGGCTGGTGCAGTGTGCGAATGCACACACAGCCCCGCCATGAGCCTGCGAGCACGCCTGTGAAAGCAGACCAGCATCCGCCATACAGAAAGCTGTGTGGGTCAGAGCAAAGGCTCTCCAGCCCCAACCCAGGGTGCAAGGAGGGAGCACATAGAGCACAAGCCTCTGTACCTACATCCCTTGGCTCAAGCTGTCTGTGGTCCAGGAAATTCCTGAGCCGGGAAGGGACTTTGCATTTAGTATTTCTAGATGGATTTTTCTCCTAGGGAGTGACTAATGGCCTGCTGAGCCCAGAGCTACGTTCTTGTCTTTGCTCTGAGCTTGCCCCCTCTGGTCCGTTGCCTGCCCCTCTCTTATATCAGAGCCGCCAGTGACCATAGTTAGCTTTTCCAGATCTGGGCTACGACCTCTTTAGTTCCCCCCTTCTCATCTGAAAGCTCTGACCTATTTAACTGCCCTTATTCCAGACCTTTCATCACCTTCCCTCTCAACCATGGATGAGGGCGGCTGCCAAACCAGAGCCTGTCCCCGACGTGAAGAtaaggttgtggtttttttcctgctgtgcaaTGCCAGAGGAGAGAAGGGAGCCCGGCTCCGGCGAGCATCCCTGCTCCTTACCTCCTGGGTGATGTTGGGGTAGAGGGAGCAGTTGCCGCAGAAGTCCTTGCTGTGGGTGAAGCGGATGGCCGACTCCACGTAGGGGAAGTGGAGGAAGCTGTAGGGCAGCTGGATGTGGAAGGCCAAGCGGCCACACCTGtggggagaatcatagaatgtgttgggttggaagggacctttaaaggtcatctagtccaacccccctgcagtaagcagggacatcttcaactagatcaggttgctcagagcctcatccaacctggccttgaatatctccagggatggggcctccaccacctctgggcaacctgttccagtgcctcaccaccctcattgtaaagaacttcttccaaatgcctgatctaaacctgccctgctctagcttaaaaccattgtCCCGCGTCCTatcgctgcatgcccttgcaaacagccagCTTtgctgtagcccccttcaggtactggagaaGCCATGGCCCGGCTTGAGGCGGGGGGCCTGGGGCTTCCCCGGAgcccagccatggggggagcttTGGGAAGCCCACCGAACACTCTGTAACCCACCAGGAAAGCCTCAGCTGAGATGGGGGATGCTCACCGGTCATAGATGAGAAAGTCGTCCTTGTCACCCCCCAGGACCTGCCAGACATCGGGCTCCCCTGGCTCCGGCTGGAAGACGGGGACGTCTGGCGGGGCCTGGCGCCTCAGTTCCTCAAACATGGCGCGGGAGAGCGGCGCCTTCTCGTTGACGATCATGTAGCGGACGTCGACCGTGCCCTGCCGGGCCAGCTTCTCCCGCAGGCCCCCGAGGCTGTGGGGAAGGAGGCGCTGGGAAGGGGGtgccggggtggcggggggccgCTATGGCGTCCCCTAGATAGCAGGGACtgggtggagggtggggggaacagGGCTCACCTATGGGCCTGCTGCAGGCAGAATTGTCAGCTGGCCTTCAGCAGGGCCACCACCGTCAcctgccccgccgcccctgccatggggctcGAGCCGTTGATGCTCCATGCCGGTGCCTCCCGGCACAGCCGGCTGCTGTTGGCCACCCCCTCGGAGGCCGAGGCCAGCCCCAGCCAGGTGGCCAgggccagcaccagcagccccatccCAGACCCCCGGCCCTGGCGGCGGGAAACGGGGTGTTAGTCTCCCCTCTGCCCCAAGGATCAACCCGGCAGggtcctcccagccccactgcaacCCCAGTACTCCCCGCCACCCCTCTGGGTCAGGAAAAGGCTGGTGGGCAGTGTCAGACTGGTCCCACCATGGCACTGGGAGCTGGGACCCCCGCGCCGGGGGGAGTGAGGCAAGGGGGATGAGGTGGGGGATCGGGGTGCCCAGTTCCCGACAAGAGCTGTGCCCTTGCTGCCAGCTTTTGTGGGCACCCGCTGCGACAGCTGTGTGCCATGGTCTCCCCCCCGGCCACGAGGCACCCGCTCCATGTGTTGGGCGATGATGAAGGCACCTTCTCCCATGGGCGGCGGGGGGAGAATCTCCACCTCCCCAACCCCGACAGCAACAGCCAGCCATGGCCAAGGGTCTGTCTTTGCCCCCGAGGCGGGCAGGGATGCAGCCCCCATCGTCCTGGCTGCTAGCGAGGAGTCAGTGGGACAGGCATGGTGACCTTCAAGTCACCTTGAGAGTCCTCAACGCTCCACGAAGCGCTTAGGGGGTGCACAGAGCCTTtaaccccctccctgcccccaataTCTGCCTGAAGCCccttcctcccacagcccccTAACCCTGTCCGCCCCGAGATATgccccatccctccagcatccAGCACAATTAATGGGCAGGGGGAGGatagggggctgggagggacgatccagggaggtggggagggagcaggggacTGTGGGGTCTGGTCAGGATGGATGTACCCCCAATTCCCAACCCTCTCCCACGCGAGAATGGGCCCTCAATACCGTTCTTCTCCTCACTGCCGTCCTCCGGCCAGACCTTGCTCCCGGCCCCAGCGGCTCTTGGCAATGCCCAGCTGGCCCGGGTCTCCCTTTTATCTTCTGTCCACTCTCCCCGCCcaagagggaggagaagagcccAGCCGGAGCAGGGACTGCATCCCGGCCACCACCGCCTGCCTCGGGGGACTGCAACAAGGCAGGCACTGTCCCCCTCAGTGACCCTCCTCCGGGGTCCTTCTGCCGCAGCCCAGCCCAAGCCGTGCTGGGGCAAAGCGgtgcctggtgctgggctggCACAGAGGGTGCCAGGCGGTGCCGTGGGGAAAAGCCAGGCATGGCTGCTTGAAAACCCCCCACGGGCACAGGAGGGCTGGCAGCACTGCCAagggtgccatggggtgacacCAAACAGTGCCATCCATGCACAAGGTCCTGGGTTGAGCTGCCAGTGCAGCCCCTGCTACCCTGCAGCCAAAAAGATGGgtgcctgccccacagccctggggtgctggagctccctgccccacggggtgCCACCCCAGAGGCTGTGCCATCCTAGCAGACAGTGCTATGGCCGCTCTCGGGCCATGCTTGGCCCTACAGCAAGCCCCCAGCCTCTGGTCCtgtgcctcctgccctgccctgcactGGGATGGGGGGCTGTGGTGGCTTGAGGAGCCGGTGTTCCCTTGGGAAATCACAGCTCAGGTGGATTCCCCCCACCAGCCAAATACTTTGGCTGCACATGGACATCTCTGCAAATATTTGAACAGTTTATTGTACCTGGGCTCTGTACAAAAACATGATAaggcagggaagggcagcagaCACAGACAACGACGGGGGCAGCAACACAGTCCCGGACACATGAAGAGGGGAGGATTTGTCTGAAAATAGCCATGAGCAGTCCAGAAAGAGGGGATTGGAGCTGAGGGGGATGTCAGCAAGGACGTGGGGCCATGGGTTGGGGTCAGGGATGAGGTGCAGCTGAGCAGGGTTAGCATGGGGCAAACCCATCCTGTGACCGACACCGGACCCTCCGCAGAGCTGTCAGTTCCCATCCGCTCACtgctccccccaaacccctgtgGGTACCCCGGGCACCGAGAAGCACCCAGCACTGCGCCGGGGCACGGACACCCCGCTGCATGCCCTGCCCCAGTGGGGTTCGGGCCGGCAGGGAATGACCCAGCACAAACGCGAGCCGTTTCATCACCGGTCCCAGGGGACCCCCAGCCACCGCCTGGCAGCCGGTTCATCTCCTCCCCGAGCCGGCGGCCGCGCTGCCTGCAGTTATCAGCCTGGGCAGCTTTTTGCTCTGCACACGCAGCCGGGCGCCTCTGGGGCCAACATAAACTCTGGGCACCCGCAGCGTCCGGCAGCCACGCGTCCCTGGCTTTAAACCTGCCGGAGCAGCTGCCGTGCCGCAGCGGCACGGCCTCACGCCATGTCTGCCGGCCCCGTCCTTCCACAGGACGGCACCCACCGATTCCTCCCGCCGGGGAGGCTTCCCCACGGCCGGGGCGGGTTGCTTTGCAGCCTCCCTGGCATCTCCAGCTCCCCTTTCCCGTCCCGCCATGGCCTGGTGCATGCCGGGGAGGAGCGAACTGAACCGCCTCTCCTCGGGGGACGGCCCCTGCCCCGGCATCCCCTTCGCCCGCAGCCTTGACCCCGGTGAGCCGCCGGCCGAGGGTGACCCAGGGCCCTGCAGGTCCCCAGGGGcacggggagcggggggcggtgGCAGGACTGGGGGTGACGGAGGGAGAGGCCGTGgcgggggcagagcgggagcgATGCTGATCccgcagggaaggagggagggaggcagggagcgcCGGCCCCTGCCCATGTGCTCATCGGGGTAGGGACCCCAGCaaggacccccccacccctccccgggctggtgtggggcagctgggggtcccagcagggcGTGGAGGGGAATAAATAGCAGGTCTTCCCCCGCTACTGCCCAGTGAGGTCCGGCCAGGGCGGCTGGTGCATGGCATGGGGTCAGGAGCCCTCAGCGGGATGCTCTTGAGAGGTGGTGCCGAGTCGGGGTTTGGACggatcttttttcccccttcagtgtGACGGGTAtttgggtggggagggaggtCGCAGCCCCCACAACGTCCCACCTATTTCACCCTCTGCGCCCCCAGCACAAGGTCACTGTCCCAAGCCTGTTGTGGGGAGTGTGGCAGCTCCGCTCTGTcctttttggggaggggaagggcacaTCAGCCTGCTGTGACCCCACTGCTTGCCCCCACCAGTCGCGGGACACCACCGAcaagcactgggacagcacaGGAGCCTTTTAGCTGTAACCAGCACGTTGCTCTGTGTTTACCAGTCCAACCTCCATGTTCCTGCTTGCTGGTACAGGACATTCCCCCTCCACACCCCAACCCTTGTCCCCATCATCTTGCTCACACATGCAGCACACCTCCCTCACCTGGATTTTCCCGGTAACCTCCCTGTGGCACCCTTGAGGGACACGTGGCTCCAGAGGGGGCCTGCTGTGGTCAAGACTCAgggttttcctcctctgcagcctCAGGCATGGGGCAGAGGAGCGTAGCAAAAGGGTGGCAAGATGCTCGGCATCCTTGGGCAGCTTTTTGCTGGGTGGGTGACCTTGCACAGCGCATATTGGCTTGGGAGGTCcacttatttaaaatacacatgTTTAAGGGGTGCAAATTTACACGCGTGTGCATCTGTGCATGCAAATGCACTCGGGCTCTGTGCAAGGTGGGGGAATGGCTACTTCCCGTGGCCAGCAAGGCCCCCCTGATCCCATGCATCCTCCCCACAGCCTGCCCAGCCATGGCAGCCTCGCTGAGCCGCCCCTGCTTCATCTCCCTCCACATGCCCTACAGGCAGGGCTGGGTCCAGGACCTGGCTACCACCTTTCGCTTCCAGCCGGTGGCCATGCGGGAGACGCCGCGGGTGCGGCAGCTGGCCTTGCGACAGGGATCCGCCGTCTTCCTCGTCAATGAGCGCCTGGCGCCAGGGCCCACCGGTGCCTCCTCCTATGATTTCCTCTATGACGTGGATCCCCGGCCTGCCTTGGGCACAGCCTCCAACGTCTGCTTCGAGGTGGACAatgtgccagggctctgcaaggagctgcagagctggggatgctCCCTGCCGGTGCCCCCCACTGAGGTGAGGGATGAGGGTGGCTCCGTCACCTATGGGGTAGTGAGCTCTGTTGTGGGAAACATCAGCCATACCCTTCTGGACCGATCCCGCTACCGAGGACCATTCCTTCCTGGCTTCCAGCCCATCCAAGGAGCCCCCTCAGCCAGGAGGGATGGGATTGAGATCACCCACTTTGACCACATCACATACGTCTGCCCACGGGGCGGTGCGCGGGCGGCTCTGGACTGGTACCAGCGCTGCTTCGGCTTCCGCCGCTTCCTGCTGAACCCGCGAGAGAGACCGGCTGAGGGGTACGTGctcggggggcagggggtgggcatgCTGCTCCTCGCGCTGCAGAGCGCCCAGGGCACTCCGGCACACGGCTGCAAGCTCATCCTTGCTGAGTCCCTCTCGGAGGACGGCACCAACCAAGTTGACACCTTCTTAGAGCAGCACGGTGGGGCTGGGATCCAGCACGTCGGCCTCCGCACCACCGATATCGTCACCACAACCAGGGCTTTGCAGCAGTGGGGTGCACGGTTCTTCACACCCCCCACCACCTATTACAGCCAGGGGGGCAAAGCGGAGGAGATCcagggggctgggcaggacccCCGTATGCTGGCGGAGCTGGGCATCCTGCTGGACACCACGGTGCCTGGGGACAAGGACCGGCCGGGCACTGGTGCCGCAGAGAGCCCTTCCCAGGAGTATTTGATGCAGATCTTCACCCATCCCATCttctccgaggagaccttcttcCTGGAGCTCATTGACCGGAGGGGAGCGCCAGGCTTTGGGGAAGGCAATATACGGGCACTATGGAAAGCTGTGCAGGTCTATATGGACCAGCATCAGTAGCGACAACACCGCAATCCTCCTCCCTCAGCTCCTCGTTCTCTCTGATCCAACCCTGGGGTAAGACGCTGCTGTAGAGATGCCTGCGGCACCGCTCAGGTGGGCAGGGACCAAAGGAGGTCTCCAGGTCAACCCAGAGCCCACTCAGCGTGACAGCAGGTTGGTTGGAGCCAGGTCCAGTGGGGCTCCAAGCATCCCCAAGGGACAGAGGGTGATTACTCCCCCTCCCTGGGTTCCCAGTGATTTATTGACCTCACATGAAGAACTTTCTACCTTAACTTAATCTTAATTTAATGAGACTTGTGCCTACGGCATGGCCAAGGACGCTGCTAGCACACTACCAGCCCCAGACGCAGGGGGATGAGGGGCTGTCAGAGGGGAGTGGATAAGCCAGGGGCCATGGACATGGCAGCTCATCAACAGTTACCACTCAGAGCATGGTCAGCCCCTGGGCAGGGCAATTGATGGCCTCTTGCTCCTCTTAATTAAAGAATTAACCTGCAGccattgctttgttttttttttttcctcccatttaagATCTGCTGAGTGCCAGGTGAGGATGAAAGGGCCCTTTCCACCCCTTGAGGCAGGCTGTCCCATCCTGCAGTCCCTAAACTGAAGCCACACGCCCTTGTcctggcccctgccagccccaggggcggacacaagcctggggaggaggaaaacccTTGGTACCCCCTGGGAAGAGCCTCCTGGATTTGTACCTTTACAAGGATGCTACTGTGCATCACGTACAGTCAGGGAAAGGCACAGCATGAAGACAGCAGGGAACAGCCtgacagaaaaggtaaaaaagggaactaaaaccccccaaaaagcCCATGGGACAATTGCTTGGCCCCGCTGAGGAGCAGCCCACGGGCGCTGATGCCTGCactcctaggagaggtgctctgggTGCGTTATTCGGCGTCACCAGCAATTAATACTCAGCCACGGGGGCTCACAGATGCATTAACCAAGAAATCGCTGCTGTCCCCAGCGTAGACGTGCACATCCTGACAGCCATCCTCATCTTCAACCACAGGCTGCCTGACAGCCCCAGCTTAGCACAGCACAAGAGAGGCAGAaagtcacttaaaaaaaccccacacactttAGGAGATTTATTATTAGAAAGCCTGTGGCTCAGGTTCAGTAAAAACAAGTGTATAAAAAGGGCTGTCAGAGGCCAGGAAGGGTACAGCAGCATTCACAGTCACTGGCTGGTGGCCGAGGGGCAAGCATGGACCAGGGAGCGATGCAGCCccagccttcctgctgctgcagagaaaccTCTGCTGCTGCGAGTCCACAGTGACAGAACTGAGCTGTACCAGTCCAGATAACCCCAGGAGGCCTCCAGCCAAGCGGGGAAGGCAACCCTGGCTCTGGGTCACATCCAGGACCACACTAGCCCATCGAGACACAACTCCCACGGGTGAGCTGGGGAAGGCAGTGTTCTctgcaaggaggagcaggagaccATTACAGCGCTGTGGGCTGGGCATGCAGCAGCGTGGGGGACACCACCTCGGTGCCACGGGCAGGACTCACTGCAGTGCAGGTCTCCGGTGGTCTCAGATGTCAAAGGTGCCATCACGGGGAGGTGGGTGGCCGGAGAAAGGCGCGGAGAGAGAGCTGCGTCCCAGGGCGGGTGCTGTTTGCTCCCTGTGGCTTCGTCGCCCTCTTCCGCTTGGAGCCCTGCAGGAGAGACACACGCTGGGGCTAAGCCAAACCCCAAAGGCCCCCACAGCCTTCAGGGATTGCCTTTGAGGCAAGGGGGGGGACCCTGGTATCAGGGACAACCAGGGGCAAAGCCAGGCAGGCAAATCCCTCAGACgcagccctgccccaggctggggatgCTCCTTGGCCGGACCCCAAAGCCCAGGGGGACTCCAGCTCCGCACACCGGGGCCCGGCCCAGAGCAACACGGAGCGGATCTCAGGGCTGCAGACCCTCCAACGATGCCCACCTtgccagggctgctctcctccccacGCTGCTTCTCACGGGCTTTCAACACCTGAAGGAAGCACAAGAGAGCCCAGAGCTGAACTTGCAGCCGGGTCCTGGAGCCGGGACAGCCCGCAGAGGCTGGGGGGATTCCCGGGACCCCAGGGAaatgaagggaaaggaggaaaggccCAGGTCCCTCCCGGTACCTTCTTCATGGCTGTGGACACGGCTGAGGCGTGGAACTCCTCCTCCGTCACCCAGCGGGATGGGGTCAAGGCAGGGTCCAGGGTCACATCCCCATCCAGGGGCAGGGAATAGACCACATATGTCTGGTGGATGTGGGAGAAGATGTGGACGACCTGCAAGGGGATGGGAAAACACAGAGATGCGCAGGCAGCAGGGGATGCACTGCTTGCTCAGCAGCCTCACAAGTGCACCAAGtctgccagggctctgaggaGCAGGTCAGGGCTTGggaggggtggcagcagggaagggggacCCTCTTCCCTCCATGCTACGTCCCCTGCGGCTGAGCACAGGGGGCTCACACTGCATACCTCTGCTCCAGGCTCACCTCTCCGACGAACCGCAGGCCTCCTGCCACCACTGGCCACCCTGTCCAGGCCCGGAGGTGATCTGCCAGTGcctccctctgcttctcctcctgcagaTCCTGATCCAGCGGGAGGCTGGGGAACTCCCAGAGCCCGGCCAGGagacctggggaggggacacaacGGGGACAAGAGCTGGCAAGAGGCACGTCTGGGGACACTTGAGTCTCATCACATCCCGCTCCCAGGCTGCTCTGTCCCTCATGTAGGCGGGAaggggccgcatcctgccctgCCCCATTACCCGAGCTGGGTCTCTGTACGATGAGGTACTCCGGGGCCCCGTGGCAGCCCCTCCGCTCCAGCACACATGTGGCCGTTCGCGCCACCCGCGGCTGCTTCTTCGCTGCTTTCCGGGGGAAGTTGGTCACCCCCAGGCTGCTGTCCCACGGCTCCAtggctggggggcacaggggacagccCCCAACACCTGCAAACACCAATGTAACAGTTGTCACAGGGCCCAGACCCAGAGCCACAACAGGATCTCCCCAGGCACTTACCACAGTCCTCAACATCAGGCACTGGGGTGGGTTTTCCAAACAGCTTCTGGGAGGCAAAGGCCAGCTCCTTCTCCACCTGGAATGGAGGACAGGAATAGGGACAGGCTCATCCACCATCCCACCTTGTCCCCATGCACGGTGACCCCTCGGGGCCAGCACCCAGTGAGGATGCAGGACACGATGCCCAGCAAAGAACAGCTTGCAGCACCTGTCTGGGACAGGGGTGTCTCTTAAGAAGCTTCAGAAGGTACCTGGGGTGACCTTCTGCCACCCCCTTGGGACAGCTGGCAGCCCTGGGCCACCCGCAGGCAGGGAGAAGACAGATTTTGGGGCCGTACTTACCCTGCGCCACGCTCGGCAGTGCTGCTTCACGGGGCACTCCCTGCACAGCGGGGCCTTGGGCACACACACGGTCGCTCCCAGCTCCATCAGGGCTTGGTTAAAATCCCCCGGGCGGCTCCTGTCTACCAGGGCATTGGCCATGTCCCTGGGAGAAAGAGCAGTGAGCGGCACAGGGCTCTGCGGGGAGAGGACCCATGGACCTTTGCCCACCTCCTGCCTGGGAGGCGGGATGCTCCCAGGTAGGCAGAGGCAACACGGCTCCTTTCTCCGCCACTCCCAGCAGCACTGGCTTCCCAAGAGCTCCCGCACCCGacacctccctccctccgcagGCTCAGCTCCCCACGGCTCCTGAGTGATCCCACCCTCAGCCGCCAACAAGCACAGACACGATCACTGCAGGGACGGAGAGTTCCCCTTACCAGAGCTGGTCAATGACGGCTGGGCTGCTGGAGTCAGCGCCGATGCACCGCAGGCGGCACAGGACCCGGATCACGTTCCCATCCACGACACCGGTCGCCTGGGACCAGGAGCCGGAGTTACCACGCTGGGAGGTGCCCGTGCTCCCAgcaaggcagggagctggggtgcTCCCAGGAcagaggggggacaca carries:
- the HPDL gene encoding 4-hydroxyphenylpyruvate dioxygenase-like protein isoform X2; protein product: MAASLSRPCFISLHMPYRQGWVQDLATTFRFQPVAMRETPRVRQLALRQGSAVFLVNERLAPGPTGASSYDFLYDVDPRPALGTASNVCFEVDNVPGLCKELQSWGCSLPVPPTEVRDEGGSVTYGVVSSVVGNISHTLLDRSRYRGPFLPGFQPIQGAPSARRDGIEITHFDHITYVCPRGGARAALDWYQRCFGFRRFLLNPRERPAEGYVLGGQGVGMLLLALQSAQGTPAHGCKLILAESLSEDGTNQVDTFLEQHGGAGIQHVGLRTTDIVTTTRALQQWGARFFTPPTTYYSQGGKAEEIQGAGQDPRMLAELGILLDTTVPGDKDRPGTGAAESPSQEYLMQIFTHPIFSEETFFLELIDRRGAPGFGEGNIRALWKAVQVYMDQHQ
- the HPDL gene encoding 4-hydroxyphenylpyruvate dioxygenase-like protein isoform X3, whose amino-acid sequence is MRETPRVRQLALRQGSAVFLVNERLAPGPTGASSYDFLYDVDPRPALGTASNVCFEVDNVPGLCKELQSWGCSLPVPPTEVRDEGGSVTYGVVSSVVGNISHTLLDRSRYRGPFLPGFQPIQGAPSARRDGIEITHFDHITYVCPRGGARAALDWYQRCFGFRRFLLNPRERPAEGYVLGGQGVGMLLLALQSAQGTPAHGCKLILAESLSEDGTNQVDTFLEQHGGAGIQHVGLRTTDIVTTTRALQQWGARFFTPPTTYYSQGGKAEEIQGAGQDPRMLAELGILLDTTVPGDKDRPGTGAAESPSQEYLMQIFTHPIFSEETFFLELIDRRGAPGFGEGNIRALWKAVQVYMDQHQ
- the HPDL gene encoding 4-hydroxyphenylpyruvate dioxygenase-like protein isoform X1, coding for MAWCMPGRSELNRLSSGDGPCPGIPFARSLDPACPAMAASLSRPCFISLHMPYRQGWVQDLATTFRFQPVAMRETPRVRQLALRQGSAVFLVNERLAPGPTGASSYDFLYDVDPRPALGTASNVCFEVDNVPGLCKELQSWGCSLPVPPTEVRDEGGSVTYGVVSSVVGNISHTLLDRSRYRGPFLPGFQPIQGAPSARRDGIEITHFDHITYVCPRGGARAALDWYQRCFGFRRFLLNPRERPAEGYVLGGQGVGMLLLALQSAQGTPAHGCKLILAESLSEDGTNQVDTFLEQHGGAGIQHVGLRTTDIVTTTRALQQWGARFFTPPTTYYSQGGKAEEIQGAGQDPRMLAELGILLDTTVPGDKDRPGTGAAESPSQEYLMQIFTHPIFSEETFFLELIDRRGAPGFGEGNIRALWKAVQVYMDQHQ
- the MUTYH gene encoding adenine DNA glycosylase isoform X2 gives rise to the protein MSQLRAAAAAGGLRRSGGRAVPAARRSRKGASPRGGTQAPPPTPHVFSDPAEIGALRRNLLAWYDRCKRDLPWRTLAATEPDADRRAYAVWVSEIMLQQTQVATVIDYYNRWMQKWPTLQALAEASLEEVNELWAGLGYYSRGKRLQEAAKKVVSELAGRMPRTAEDLQKLLPGVGRYTAGAIASISYGQATGVVDGNVIRVLCRLRCIGADSSSPAVIDQLWDMANALVDRSRPGDFNQALMELGATVCVPKAPLCRECPVKQHCRAWRRVEKELAFASQKLFGKPTPVPDVEDCGVGGCPLCPPAMEPWDSSLGVTNFPRKAAKKQPRVARTATCVLERRGCHGAPEYLIVQRPSSGLLAGLWEFPSLPLDQDLQEEKQREALADHLRAWTGWPVVAGGLRFVGEVVHIFSHIHQTYVVYSLPLDGDVTLDPALTPSRWVTEEEFHASAVSTAMKKVLKAREKQRGEESSPGKGSKRKRATKPQGANSTRPGTQLSLRAFLRPPTSP
- the MUTYH gene encoding adenine DNA glycosylase isoform X1 yields the protein MSQLRAAAAAGGLRRSGGRAVPAARRSRKGASPRGGTQAPPPTPHVFSDPAEIGALRRNLLAWYDRCKRDLPWRTLAATEPDADRRAYAVWVSEIMLQQTQVATVIDYYNRWMQKWPTLQALAEASLEEVNELWAGLGYYSRGKRLQEAAKKVVSELAGRMPRTAEDLQKLLPGVGRYTAGAIASISYGQLSLQATGVVDGNVIRVLCRLRCIGADSSSPAVIDQLWDMANALVDRSRPGDFNQALMELGATVCVPKAPLCRECPVKQHCRAWRRVEKELAFASQKLFGKPTPVPDVEDCGVGGCPLCPPAMEPWDSSLGVTNFPRKAAKKQPRVARTATCVLERRGCHGAPEYLIVQRPSSGLLAGLWEFPSLPLDQDLQEEKQREALADHLRAWTGWPVVAGGLRFVGEVVHIFSHIHQTYVVYSLPLDGDVTLDPALTPSRWVTEEEFHASAVSTAMKKVLKAREKQRGEESSPGKGSKRKRATKPQGANSTRPGTQLSLRAFLRPPTSP